Genomic segment of Paenibacillus sp. FSL R5-0623:
ACCAGCTGGCATCCATCATGAAGTTCACTTTTTCCATGCCAAGACTCGCGATGAGGGTGTTCACAATACCGTCTGTTGGTGACAGGAAGTTAATGATCATGCCAGCTACAACAACAGTGGAGATGAAGTGAGGAAGGTACGTAACGGTCTGGGCAAATCGCTTGAATGTCCGGTTCTTGATCTCCACGATGCAGACAGCGAATAAAATCGGAATGGAGAAACCAAACAAGAGCGGCAGGAAGGCGAGCAAAAATGTGTTACGTAGCAGTCGCCAGAAGTAGATGGAATTCACGAACTGTTCGAACCAGCGCAGTCCCACCCACTCCCCGCTGAGCATGCCCTGCCCCGGCAAGAAATTACGAAATGCCAACAGCACGCCAGGCATCGGAAGGTACATGAAGATGAGGTAATACAGAAAGATAGGCGAAAACATCAGTAGCAAATATTTATCCCGTCTGATCAGGCTGAACAGCGTGGACATGCGTTTTTTCAACGTGAAACACTCCCCTTCGCTACATAATTACAACGTTTGAATTTATGAATAAAAAGGAACCGTCATTTCACTGACGTATTTGTTATTTATCTCATTCACATTTTGTGACATCCTATATTATTCTGCATATTAACGAGATATTTGCTTAAAGCAGTCCTCCTCACACCGTGTTTTTGTATTTTCAAAACTTGCCATAATCATAATTACAACGTTGTAATTTTAACCTAAATGTATACGCTTACATAAACTTTTTCCCATCTTAGCAAAGTCTTCAATGTTTGGCAACAACAAAAATCAGTGGCATGCTGTAACGTACTAAATACAGTCTCGCATATGCGAGACTGCCTGTTAAAATCTACACGTGATTCCGATATTCCATCGGTGTCATCACATACACTCGCTGAAAGGCTCTGTAGAACTGACTGACGCTGGAAAATCCCAGTTCATAACTGATTGTGGTCACTGAATCTGTTGTATGGCGGAGCCTCTTGGAAGCTTCTTCTACGCGCAAATTCAGCAGATATTGATACGGTGTTGTTCCCGTAAGAGCTTTGAAAGAACGCATAAAATGATACCGGCTCTGATGCGCGACCATCGCCATCGAATCAATATCCATCGGGCCTGTATAGGCACTGTGAATGTAATCCAGCACTCGTTGGAGATGAGGATCTATGAATGTACCGGGATTTACAGTCCTTTTTCCATTTTCCTGCCCCGTCAACATACGTCTTAGATACGTCTCGATCGCTAGTTCTGTTTCCTGCACTTGCAGCATTTCGGGCACATCATCTAACAAAATGGAATTCCAGCCTCGAAACAGACTGCTGATCTCAGCAGGATCAAAAGTCTGGGTAGGTCGAAACTCAGCTCGTCCCCCACTTAACTCTGCACCTTCGAAACTGCCTAATGGCGGTTTACGGAATTTGATCACAATGACAGCCGAATCCGACCCTATCTCAAAATAATGCTCAGTCTGGGGATGAGCAATAATCCCTATCCCTGCTTTTAGCGGGTATGCATGCCGTTCCTGTACCAGATGACATTGACCTCTGACCGGCAGCGTTAGCTGATACCAGTCGTCATGTACATGCGGCTCATTCGCGAATCCTCCGGTAGCTTTCCATAATTCCAACCCATTTAGTGTCATGTTTAATTCCATCGTTTGCTCACCTGCTGACATTATAGCAAATCGTGCTCACTTTCCAAGCACTTTTCACAAAGACATGATCTTCCCCCATCTTTTATCATAGAAAAAAATAATTCGAGGTGATCTCCCATGGCTCAGGCCACTTTAAGCAAAATGCAAATCAACTCCTCCGCCAATTGGGCACTCGCCGGAGTCAGCTTCGCCCATCTGCTGAATGATGCGATGCAGACAGTTGTTCCGTCTGCATTCCCGCTATTCCAGCAGACCATGCAGCTCAGTTTCGCCCAGATGGGCTGGATTGCCTTCACCCTGAATATTACCGCATCCGTTCTTCAGCCACTGGTGGGTTATATGTCAGACCGCAAGCCAATGCCGATCCTGCTTCCCGGAGGCATGTTATTCTCCCTGATCGGTGTTCTCGGCTTAGCCTTGTCTTCCGAGTTATGGATGCTGCTTGTTGCGGCAGCATTGATTGGCATAGGCTCATCCATCCTCCATCCCGAATCCTCACGCGTGGCTCATATGGCGGCTGGTCGTGGACGCGGAATGGCGCAGTCGATCTTCCAGGTGGGAGGCAACACAGGGCAGGCCATTGCTCCATTACTGGTCGCCTTCATCCTGCTGCCACATGGGCAGCGTAGTTTTCTATGGCTGATGGGCTTTGCCCTGATCGGCATCTTCATTCAGTCTATGGTCAGTCGTTGGTACAGAGACAAGCTTGCCGAGACTCACATTCGTCAGCAACGCCCTCTAAAATCAAGCGGCGCAGGGCCAGCAGCTGGGCCTGTGAGCAGGGGATTCATCGCTTTTACAATGGGAATTCTCATCCTGCTGCTGTTCTCCAAATTCGTATATATTGCTGGCATGACCGGGTACTATGCCTTCTATTACGCTGATGCCTATGGCTTGCCTCTCTCCCAGGCACAGATCTGTCTGTTTATTTTGCAATTTGCAGGTATGGTCGGAACCTTGCTTGGCGGCCCACTTGCTGACCGCTACGGACGCAAACCGATGATCTGGTTCTCCATTGCAGGCACTGCACCGTTTTCCCTGCTGTTACCTTATGCAGGACCCGTCTTGTCCATGGTATTGTGCGGAATGATTGGAATAATCCTGATGTCCGGCTTCAGTGTCATCATTGTTTATGCACAGGAATTGCTTCCTCGTCATATTGGAACGGTATCCGGATTGTTTTTTGGCCTGTCGTTCGGAATGGCTGGACTTGGCTCGGTTGTGTTAGGTTCCTTAATTGACGTGACCAACATTTCGTTTGTTATCAAGTTATGTTCGTTTTTGCCACTGCTTGGTGTGTGTGCTGTATTTCTGCGCAAGGACCAACCAAGAACAGTGTGATAACCGTTGAAACCTCTTTTGTTTTGTGACTACAATACTTCTAGGAGAATTGAGGATAACGGAAGGAAGGAATAACGTATGATTATTGATGTACAGCATGTCACTTGGAAAAGGGGACCTCTTACCCTGCTGAACGATGTAAGCTGGCAAGTTAATGACGGTGAACACTGGGCGTTGCTTGGCCTGAATGGCTCCGGCAAAACAACACTCCTGAACATGATCACCGGATATCTCTGGCCAACCGAAGGCAAGATATCCGTGTTAGGCCATGAATATGGTGATGTGGATCTGAGACAGCTTCGCAAATCCATCGGCTGGGTCAGTTCATCTCTGCAAGAGAAATTGCATGGCACAGACCGCACGCAGTATGTCGTGATCAGCGGCAAACACGCCACCATTGGCCTTTATGACAAGATGTCAGATGATGATCTGGATCAGGCACAGGAATTAATGCAAACGCTGGGCTGTCAGCACCTGTGGGATCGCGAATATCGTACCTGTTCTCAAGGGGAGAAACAGAAACTTCTCATTGCCCGAGCACTTATGGCCAATCCGCGCGTACTTATTCTGGACGAGCCTTGCAATGGACTGGATCTGTTCTCAAGAGAACGACTGCTGGAGAGTATTCGTGAATTGTCCCAGCGACCCGATACCCCTTCGCTCATCTATGTCACCCATCATACCGAGGAAATATTGTCCGTCTTTAGTCACAGCCTTTTGCTGCGCCGAGGTGAAGTTGTCAGTAGCGGATTAACTGGCGATCTGATGAACACGGAAGTACTGAGCAACTTCTTCGAGGCACCTGTGGAAGTTGATCGGCACGGGGAACGTGTCTATGTGAGAGCTGCGGCGGAATCATAATCGAGGGTTATACACAGTAAACGTATCAAAGGTATCGAAACATAACAGTAAAAGCCCAATATCTTATCCACATGTGGATAGATTTCGGGCTTTTTACTGCTATATCTAGTGTTATCCACCGTTTTCTGTGTAGAACTTTCTAATTTATGAGTATAACTTAGTTATGTCCTTCTATTTATCTATACACATCACTATCTACTTCCGGGCACTTAAAAACAGAAACAATGGGATACGCTGCCTGCGTAGATAGGTTTCCTCGTTTACAAAATAAGCACGTTGTGGTGCTGACTCGCGCAAATGTTCTACACGGAATCCTGCCCGCTGCAATGCCATAAAGTATGATTCAATGGATCGATGCATCTTTTTCACAGAACCGCCCAGCCACTGCTGCTCCCGATATCCTTCTACAAAATACTGATCAACCACCCAATCCGTTCGTGTGCCGGAGGGTTGCAGTGTGGACGTGATCACAGGATGTTCTACCGAGAATACAAATGTCCCGTTCTCTTTCAAAGTATTGTATATGTTGTGGAACAGGCTCTCCACATCTTCAATATAGTGAACAGCAAGTCTCGATATAACCAGATCGTACGCTCCGGCCGGGTAGGCCCAGTCTTCCATGAACGCTTGCTCAATCCGGGCATTTAATCCTTTTACTGATTCATTAGCTGCCTGAATCATATTCACAGAACCCTCAATCCCCGTATATGATGCATCTTCGGGCTCCCTACTCAGCAATTCTGCGGCAAACCTTGCATCTCCACAACCAAGGTCCAGTATGTTCTTGCCGGCAACATCTCCAATCAACTCCAGCATCACCGGCTTCTCCAATGTATCATTGGCGTTCTCCTGCCAGTTGCGACGTTCCATATACTTCTCAAAGTTCGCCTCATCATCGTAAAAGTCCGATCCTCTGTCCTTCATTCTGTGACCCTCCATTTCGGATAAGCATGCTTCATACTTACAGCCTGTAAGAGTATACAGAATGTGGATGTGTCTGACTATAACAAAAAAAAGCTGTTGTCTGGAGTTGTCCAGTAACAGCCTTTCTGCCTTACACTTCTACAATTTTCGCCGATTAGCCAAAACGTTCTGTTTTGTACCATTTGCTTTCGCGTTTCCGAATCTTGTCCATGATCAAGGAGTAGAAAGCCTTGATCGAGATCAGGATGAACAGCTGTGCATACGTGAAATAGGATACGCAGGCGTAGATGAAATTACGGGTATTGCTCTGTCCAATATCTGCGGCAAGTGCCAGGTTAATCTGTAACACGTAAATAAAGTACATGAGTGCCCAACCAATGACCAGGAATACATACGCATCGCCGGCAAACTGGAACGGTGAACTTACCTCCGGTTTAAATATGGCAATGATCCGATAAACCAGATTCACGAGAAATATAATATCCGATACTATGATCGCAAGCATAAACCAGAAATAACTGACGGCATAATAGATGACCAGCAACTTATTACGCCAACTGGAACGGTTAAACAAGTTATGAATGTTATCCAGTACCACCTGGTAGTTCCCCTTGGCCCAGCGTTCGCGCTGCTTCATGTATACACTAAGCTGTTCCGGCTCCTGCTGATAGGCTTCCGCTTGTGGCGCAAGAGCCACAAACTGTCCGCGATTCAAAATCTCGAATGACAAAGCCGTATCTTCTGTAATGGCTGTCACATCCCAGCCACCAATCTCCCGGATCAACTCGGTTTTGATAATGTAATTCGTTCCCGGGATGGAACCCAGCTGGAACAATTCCCACAGACCCGTGTGATACACACGTTGCGAAGTGATGATCTCCAGATTGATGCATTTGGAGAGGAAATTCTGTCCTCTGTTGCGTGCTTTGTTTCTGCCAAAAACCACGCCATATTGTTCAGGGTTCTCAAGCGATTTTTGTGTCAAAAACATTAATGAATTCCGTTCAGGTGCGGCATCTGCATCGAAGATACAGATCCAGTCGCCCGTGGCAATTTCCAGTCCGTCATTTAATGCGCCGGACTTGCCACCTGTTCCTTTCCGCTCCATTACCGTCACATTACGATGCATATAACTGGTCTGACTGAGGAATGATCTCAGCTTCTCTGCGGTATCATCTGTACAGTTATCCGCGATCACGATGACCTGAACTTTATCCTCCGGATAATTCAGGCGCAGGATGTGCTCTACCGTCGCAACAATGACCAGACCCTCGTTATGCGCAGGTACCATGACCGTGACTGTTGGATAATGATCCATATCTTCAGGGATCTGAATCCCTTTTTTGTCCTGTTTATTAATAAAACGAATCGCACCTGCCATAATAACAATCGACTCGAATACGGCAATCCAGATACTAAATATGGATAATATTAAAATAAAATCAGCCACTTACTTTCCTCCGATCATACTTGCGAATAACTTTCGACCGAAAGCGAAGGGTTGCAATTGTTAACCAGATCGTGAATACCGCAAATAAAGAACTGACGGCGATACAGATCGGGATGAACCAGGACATATAGTCCACAGCGCCTCTCTCCTTCCCGTTATATATATTCTCCGATGAGATCGGTCTCTGTGTTTCGTTCAAGGGCAGCAATAACCGCGTCAATATCCTCGTACTTGCTGAATTGCTCTTTTTGGAATACCAGAGCACCAGAGCGTATCACCGTCTGCAGTTCATTTCCCTTTTTATCAAAAATTTGAAGATCCATAATGGCTTTTTTGATCCGCTGTGTAAGAAGTGGAAGATATTCCACATTCACCATTGGACATATGATGACAAAACGCCCACGATCCACGAAAAATTTATAATCTTCATACCGAATCTGCTTCTGGATCGTACCCGAGATTTCAAGCAGAAACTGTGCATACCGGACAGAACCGAGGGATTCCATCACCAGTGGCAAGAATTCTATCTTGAACATGGCCATGCTGAATCCATACTTTTCGGAGTACCTACGAGCAAGATTACTGTGTTTGATTAACGTATCTGCCAGAGCTCCTTTATTACCAAGCGTGGTATCCAGATCGATTTCCGGGTTACGATCCTGCATATCCTGAAGACGTTCCACTACACGCGCACTGCGCAGCAGACTTACCTTGATGAACGCAGCCACGGCAACGTTGGCAGGGATGAGCAACCACCAGGAGAATACAAGCACATTTGCATCAGCATAAGTAACAAGCCACACAAAATAAGAAACCAGATATACAAACCCCGTCACGACGGATACACCAACAGGCAGAAAAAGACCAAAAACCAAGGCACCCAGCGACACGATACTAAAAATCAAATCCCCTGTAGTGTAGCTCTGATCCATGTACACTTTAAGATAAATCATCAGTTGCTGCATGAGGGCTAGTCCAATTAAAAGGGCATATCCCCACGCAATACGGCGGGTAGGCGCTTTATTCCTCATAGTTCCTTCTCTCCGTTGAATTTTTAGGACGCTTGTTCAACCTCACTTCTTTTATATCACAACAATTTATGACATGTTTAGACAAAGCTATGCTAACACATTGCAGTATTCATTAAATGACAAAATCCTTACTTTTTAATACTTTTCTGTAAATTGACTTCTCCCAATAAAGGAAAAAGATTATCAAACAGATGTGTGTTACCGTCAAATACATATCCACCTGGATAACGAGTGTCCTTACCACGCAACGTAGTCATATGGTTATACAACTGTTTGGCCCATTTTGGATCACCTGAACGAACAGCGAGTAAGATGGCGAGGCCATATACCGAGGAAGATTCATAAGAGACGGCAGGTGTGCGTGATTCTCGGTTATACTGTCCGGGCAGCTGATGCCGGGTGTTGAACTCCTTTTTCAAAAAAGAAATGAGCTTGTCCGGTTTGCGATCGGTCACGGTTAGATGATTCGCCACAATCAACTGGTCGATCAGATTCACCGTATCATCATACGCATATTTTTTATGGACTACATCGAAGGTCTTCGGATAGAACAATCCATCGTCAGGCATCTTCTTCAGCAAAGCTTCGTACTTGGCATAGGTTCCCGGTTCCACCATCTGATGTTTTTCCATCAATTGAAGAGACGGGAGATCAACATAAACCAGGCTTAATGTATCTGTGGAGTGACCACTCGCAAAATCGTGAAAATCCACATAATATCCTTTATTCTGAACCGATTGCGAAAGTGTACGGGATATTTCCGAAGCCGTTTCCAGCTTGGCTTCTCTTCCTTGTTTCCATTGATCTACTGCCTTTAATAAAGCACCCACAATTCGAAAATCATCGCCAAGCGCGTTGGTAGTCACTTGGGATTCACCTTCGGCATCCAGCTTCCAGGCTATATATTTTTGCGGCATGAGGAAATAGGTGGTCAGCAGTTCATAGCTTTCTTCGAATAACGCCTGATCATTCTTGGCCACAGCATATTGCATCCAAAGACCAAGTGACTCAGATAAAGCCTCTCTGCCTGCTACGATATCCGCTCTCTCTGAGGTAGCATCTTGCAAATAGGTTGCAATTGTACCATTGGGATTAGTCATATGATCTTGAACAAAGGATACCGTAGGGGATGATTCATTCATCACGAACCGCTCCTTCACAAAAATAATTAACGCTGCCGTGATACTGACTGACAATATGATCCACCACGTTAGCCTTTTCCGGTTTACCCGTTTCATGGCTCCCTCCTGGACTGATGTTTCTCTGGCATAATGGCTCTTATCCTTTAGATAGGTTCGGCTAGAGTCTGGGATGGAGGGGTCAAGGATCGTTCCTCTGTTCATTCCGAAATATCCATGTAGGATCGTCGTCCACCCTTTTTGACAAATTTCCAGTCCACCTCGATATTATGGCGCATTCGACGGAGAAGCATGACCGCGGTCTCGATCTCTTCCTCCGTCAGACCATCCAGCGTCACCTGATCCGAATGTACGCCCTCTTTACGAATGAATTCCCATGCTTCCAGCCCAGCTTCGGTGGGATACAACACCTTATTCTTCTTATTACCCATTGCTGGCTGTTTAATAATGAATCCATCGGATTCGAGTTTGCTAATAGCTCTGGCCGCCGTCGTGCGATCCACTTTGATCAGTTCAGCAAGCTGATTCGGTATAATGCCCGGATTCTCACAGATTCGATACAGATATAGATATTGTCCACGGGACAGGTTCAAATGCTGAAACTCGACGTTACTGATTGAATCCAGACAGCGGGCAATCATACCAATTTCACGCAGCACTTCTTTTTTCTCAGTCAACACACTCACGCCCCTATAAAATTGTTGCATTCGCAACATAATTGATGGTATAACTACTGTTGAAAAGAACGAGATTCGTTCCACATTCCTGTTATGTACCAGTTTATCACGTCAGGATAACATTACGATCACCCAAAGGAGAAACATTCATGAATACAACGATTGTTGAAGTTAATAACCAGGAATTGCTCGATGCCTGCTTCGCCATTCGCACCGCTATTTTTGTTGAAGAACAAGGTGTACCCGCAGCGGATGAATTCGATGCTTATGATACATTAGAAGCGGAGGCGCGCCATATTCTGCTCTACGTAGACGGAGTACCTGCTGCTTCCTCCAGACTGCGCATTGTGGAACAGGTCGCCAAATTGGAACGGATCTGTGTCATGCTCGATTACCGTAAACACGGCCTGGGCCGTGTGCTGATCGACAAGCTGGAACAGATGGCTGTTGCTGAAGGTCTTGAGAAAGCCAAGCTGCACGCACAGGTACAAGCTTCCGGGTTCTACGAACGTCTTGGATATGCACCCGCGTCGGAAGTATTTATGGAAGACGGCATTCCCCATCTGCTGATGACCAAAAAACTGAAATAAATGACATTCCAAAAAACGCCTCCGTTATCACTTCTCAGTGATATACAGAGGCGTTTTGCATTCAAGCAACGCATTCATGAGTGACTACAACGGTAAATAGCATGTACAAAGTATAGGCACTGATTATAATAACCATGCATTCTACTTACTTGCCAGCTCCGTGCTGTGCCTTATCCCATTGCCAGACGGTCTGGCTCGGATTCGGCAGCGTTGTTCTTCATTTGTTTACTACGCAACTGCCCGCAGGCGGCATCGATATCGGTACCATGTTCCATACGTACAGTCGAGTTGATGTTGTTCTTTTTGAGTGTATCATAGAAGCCCAGAATCGATTCTTCTGTACTCCGTTGATACTGACTGTGCTCATCCACCGGGTTGTATGGGATCAGATTCACACTGACCATACTTCTGCGACTGGACAACAGTTCAGCGAGCTCCGCGGCATGCTCACGTTGATCGTTAACATCACGCAATAGGATGTACTCAAACATGATACGTTTGTTCGTTGTAGCCAAATAATAATCCACCGCATCCATCAATTGCTCAATCGGGAAAGCCCGGTTGATCTTCATGATGTGTGTGCGCAGTTCATTATTCGGTGCATGCAGAGAGATCGCCAGATTAACCTGCAGACTGCTGTCTGCAAATTCCTTGATTTTGTCCGGAAGGCCACTCGTGGACACAGTAATCCGTTTGGCGGCAAGTGCCAGTCCTTTGCGATCTTTAATGACCTCGATGAAATCACTCATGTGCTGGAAGTTATCAAATGGTTCACCAATACCCATCACAACCACGTTGGTTACCCGTTCGTCTTGACCCGCTGCATCCAGATGTCGCTGCACATGCATAATCTGTTCCACAATCTCTCCAGCGGTCAGGTCTCGGCTCTTCTTGATCAGACCGCTCGCACAGAAGCTACAACCAATATTACAGCCCACTTGTGTGGTCACACAAACGGTAAGCCCGTATTTTTGCCGCATCAATACCGTCTCAATCAGGTTGCCATCCTGCATCCGAAGCAGAAATTTCACGGTACCATCTGCTGATTCCTGCTTCACATGTTCGCTCAGAGAGTTCATTGTGAAATGCTCGGAGAGTACATCCAGACATTCCTGACGGACATCAGACATCGCAGGAAAATCGTGTACACGCTCTTGATATAACCATTCCCAGATCCGGGATGCACGGGATTTCTTCTGCCCATGCTCCGGCAGCCAGGAACGTAATTGCTCTAATGTTAATCCATATATGGATGACTTGTTCATTGTATAATCCTCTTTTCGCTAAAAAGCTATGGCTTATCGGTCCTACCCAAAAAACCTCTACTCCGTATTGTCCCAAAATTGAAGCGGGAAAACAAGGGCTTTAGCATTTCTTCCAAGAGGTTTTATCTATGGCAAATCTGCACAACAGACAACATTTATACCTATCTGGTCTTCAGTTTAGAAGTGAATGATACCGGAAGTGTGCAGTAGAACCAGCAGAACCAGGATCGGTGCCACGTAACGAAGCATGAACAACCACACCCGGAACCATCCGGAACGCAGTCCTGAAGCTTCCGCAGCCGTTTTCCAGAAGTATCCGGCAAAAATCGTCACAAGCAATCCACCCACAGGCAGCAGGATGTTGGATGCTACAAAGTCCATCCAGTCGAACACACTCTTCGATCCAATGGTCCATTCAGGCAGCAAGCCGAGCGACAATACTGAGGGAAGTCCCACGATGAAGACTGCGAGTGATATCACCCATACTGCCCGACTGCGGCTCCAGGACAGACGTTCCATGAAATATTTCACCGGAACTTCCAGCAAGGATACTCCCGAAGTCAATGCGGCAATAGCCAGCAGGATGAAGAACAGTCCGCCAAACAGGAATCCAAGCGGCATAGCCGAGAAGGCTGCCGGAAGCGCTATAAAGATGAGTGACGGTCCTTGGTCCGGTGCAATACCAAACGAGAATGTCGTTGGGAAGATGATCAGGCCGGCAATGAACGCATAGAGCAGGTCACCCGCCCCAACAGCGATGGTGGCTGCTCCGAGTGATTGATTTTTGTCCACATACGAACCATAGGTTATTAGAATACCCATACCGAGTGACAGCGAGAAGAAGGCATGTCCGAGCGCCACCAACGCTGATTCCGTTGTAAGTTGTGAGAAATCAGGATTCAGGAAAAAGGAAACCCCTGCTCCTGCACCAGGTAACGTTACGGCCCGGATCATCAAGACAATGAGCAACACCAGCATGGCGGGAATTAACACTTTGTTAAACTTCTCAATCCCGTTAGATACCCCTTTGGCTACAATCCAGCCTACGATAAGTACCGAGACCAGTTGCCACACGATCGGCATATAACCGCCTACGAAGGAATTGAATTGTCCCGCATAATCCGGATTGTTAAACAATGTCCCACTGAAGGACGTAATCGCATATTGCAAGGTCCAGCCTGCAATAATGACATAAAAAGAAAGGATGATAAAAGGTGTCAGTACTTGCAGCAAACCGGCTGCGAGCCAGCCTTTATGTCCGCCTGCTTTGATAAAAGCAGTTGCAGCACTTCCTCTGCCACTACGACCAATCGCAAGTTCTGCGAGCAGCACCGGCAGACCAATCAGCAGCAAACAAACGATGAAGAGCAGGAAAAACGCAGCTCCTCCGTTCTCCCCCGTAATGTACGGGAATTTCCACATGTTACCCAGACCAACCGAACTACCAATGGCTGCCAGAATGAATCCGGCGCGAGAGAAGCGCTCACCTTTGCCAGTGTTGTCTTGATCGAGATTAGGCTTACTAAAATTCATCGTATCTACTCCATCACTTTAAAGTTTTCCCGTAATTATATACTACTCACCTTGTCAGGTCATTCGAAATTCGAAATTTGTCGAAATGTTATTTTTTTACATATAAAACAAACGGAAATCTTCATCTCATAAGTTCCTTAAACACAGTATGTGATAAAGTCCGTTAGTCCAACCGTATGAAGTTACAACAAACCCATATTCACAAACGTTCAAAGCCCAATAGAATCAAAAAGAGGTGTCCCGTCAGCCACTTGGATGACTGCGGAGCACCTCTCTTTTTGAATTACACTTTGATTTGAAGTAACTCGTACTTGATAACGCCCATCGGAGCATTGACATGAATGACGCTGCCCACTTCTTTGCCCATCAATTCCTTGCCCAGCGGGCTCTCGTACGAAATTTTATTATCCGCAACATCGGCCTCGGCAGGACCAACCACTTTATATTCAATCTTCTCGGCGAACTCAATGTCATTAAGTAACACCGTCGATCCAATGCTCACTTTGTTGGAGTCTATATTGTCTGAAGAGATGACTCTTGCTTTTGTCAACATCTTCTCCAGAATCAAAATCCGTGTCTCCATAAAGGCCTGATCATCTTTGGCTGAATGATACTCACTATTTTCCTTCAGGTCACCGTAACTGATCGCGAGTTTCAGACGAGCTGCCAGTTCCTTACGCTTCACCGTCTTCAAATCCTTCAGTTCGTCCTCCAGCTTTTCCAAGCCTTCCTGTGTCAAAATCACTTCATCATTAGCCATTTTTCCATCTCCTAATCCTGCTATCTATCTATATTCTAACCTATATCCACTCCAAAGGGTTAGCATACCCCGGAAAAAGAAATAGCTCATCCATATATTGTATTCCAATGAAATCAGAACCATGTCCATCTCTTGAGATGATTTTCAAGGCTATGTTCAATAATTGTACCGTTACAATCTGCGCAACTGATGATGTTGTTTTCATCCGTTCACTTTTACAATGAACTCAGGGCAGCAGACGTTTTACAATCATCGCTTGCAGCCCACTATATGACGTGAGGTGATCTGAATGATTGAACTATTGAATGCATCTGAAATACAAGCCTACCTGAGACGGATTGGCATTGATGTTATAAAGAAACCTACACTGGAATTCTTATTTGAACTCCAACGAGCACATGTGCAATATTTATCCTGGCAAACGGTCGATATTTTTGCAGGTCGTCCTGCGGGAATCAGTCTTCAAGAATCGATTCAACTTATATTACAGGGAAGCAGCGGCTACTGCTTTCATCTGAATGGTGCATTTAGTGTTCTTCTCCGCTCGCTGGGATATACGGTTAATTGGCATCGCGGGGGAGTACAGCCTCATGGGGAACACCCCCGTGTGAACTCATTCCATCTCGGTCTGTCTGTGCTGCTGCCGAATG
This window contains:
- a CDS encoding ABC transporter permease subunit, whose protein sequence is MSTLFSLIRRDKYLLLMFSPIFLYYLIFMYLPMPGVLLAFRNFLPGQGMLSGEWVGLRWFEQFVNSIYFWRLLRNTFLLAFLPLLFGFSIPILFAVCIVEIKNRTFKRFAQTVTYLPHFISTVVVAGMIINFLSPTDGIVNTLIASLGMEKVNFMMDASWFRTIFTSSDIWQSFGFSSIIYIAAIMGIDPEMYDSGKIDGVNKFQELWHLTLPSIKPTIVILLLLSLGGIMSVGFEKVYLLYNGATYETADVLSTYVYRMGIEGQNYGFATAVGLFNSIITFILVFAANSMTRRLTKMSLW
- a CDS encoding helix-turn-helix domain-containing protein codes for the protein MELNMTLNGLELWKATGGFANEPHVHDDWYQLTLPVRGQCHLVQERHAYPLKAGIGIIAHPQTEHYFEIGSDSAVIVIKFRKPPLGSFEGAELSGGRAEFRPTQTFDPAEISSLFRGWNSILLDDVPEMLQVQETELAIETYLRRMLTGQENGKRTVNPGTFIDPHLQRVLDYIHSAYTGPMDIDSMAMVAHQSRYHFMRSFKALTGTTPYQYLLNLRVEEASKRLRHTTDSVTTISYELGFSSVSQFYRAFQRVYVMTPMEYRNHV
- a CDS encoding MFS transporter, which encodes MAQATLSKMQINSSANWALAGVSFAHLLNDAMQTVVPSAFPLFQQTMQLSFAQMGWIAFTLNITASVLQPLVGYMSDRKPMPILLPGGMLFSLIGVLGLALSSELWMLLVAAALIGIGSSILHPESSRVAHMAAGRGRGMAQSIFQVGGNTGQAIAPLLVAFILLPHGQRSFLWLMGFALIGIFIQSMVSRWYRDKLAETHIRQQRPLKSSGAGPAAGPVSRGFIAFTMGILILLLFSKFVYIAGMTGYYAFYYADAYGLPLSQAQICLFILQFAGMVGTLLGGPLADRYGRKPMIWFSIAGTAPFSLLLPYAGPVLSMVLCGMIGIILMSGFSVIIVYAQELLPRHIGTVSGLFFGLSFGMAGLGSVVLGSLIDVTNISFVIKLCSFLPLLGVCAVFLRKDQPRTV
- a CDS encoding ABC transporter ATP-binding protein codes for the protein MIIDVQHVTWKRGPLTLLNDVSWQVNDGEHWALLGLNGSGKTTLLNMITGYLWPTEGKISVLGHEYGDVDLRQLRKSIGWVSSSLQEKLHGTDRTQYVVISGKHATIGLYDKMSDDDLDQAQELMQTLGCQHLWDREYRTCSQGEKQKLLIARALMANPRVLILDEPCNGLDLFSRERLLESIRELSQRPDTPSLIYVTHHTEEILSVFSHSLLLRRGEVVSSGLTGDLMNTEVLSNFFEAPVEVDRHGERVYVRAAAES
- a CDS encoding class I SAM-dependent methyltransferase: MKDRGSDFYDDEANFEKYMERRNWQENANDTLEKPVMLELIGDVAGKNILDLGCGDARFAAELLSREPEDASYTGIEGSVNMIQAANESVKGLNARIEQAFMEDWAYPAGAYDLVISRLAVHYIEDVESLFHNIYNTLKENGTFVFSVEHPVITSTLQPSGTRTDWVVDQYFVEGYREQQWLGGSVKKMHRSIESYFMALQRAGFRVEHLRESAPQRAYFVNEETYLRRQRIPLFLFLSARK
- a CDS encoding glycosyltransferase, whose amino-acid sequence is MADFILILSIFSIWIAVFESIVIMAGAIRFINKQDKKGIQIPEDMDHYPTVTVMVPAHNEGLVIVATVEHILRLNYPEDKVQVIVIADNCTDDTAEKLRSFLSQTSYMHRNVTVMERKGTGGKSGALNDGLEIATGDWICIFDADAAPERNSLMFLTQKSLENPEQYGVVFGRNKARNRGQNFLSKCINLEIITSQRVYHTGLWELFQLGSIPGTNYIIKTELIREIGGWDVTAITEDTALSFEILNRGQFVALAPQAEAYQQEPEQLSVYMKQRERWAKGNYQVVLDNIHNLFNRSSWRNKLLVIYYAVSYFWFMLAIIVSDIIFLVNLVYRIIAIFKPEVSSPFQFAGDAYVFLVIGWALMYFIYVLQINLALAADIGQSNTRNFIYACVSYFTYAQLFILISIKAFYSLIMDKIRKRESKWYKTERFG